TACAACAAATACTCCTATAAGAGGCGCTATCAATCCTATTAAAATACCAGCGTATAATGAATTTCGTAAAAAATCATATTGTAAAAAATCCTGTATCATTGTACCCTCCCGTGATGCTCATGATCATGTTCTAATCGATGAACATGATACCCATATAAAATGGACATGTCTGCATCCTCTAACTCTCGGAATTTCTCTACCTTCCCATGAAAATGTAAACGCTGATTTAAACATGCAACGTGCGTCACTTTTTCTGTTACAGCTCCTATATCGTGTGTAACAAGAATAAGTGTAATACCTAACCTTTTATTTAAATCTTCTAATATTTCATAGAAACTTTCTACACTCTTTATGTCAACTCCCACAGTAGGCTCATCCAAAATGAGTAATTCTGGACTGCTTACAAGTGCACGAGCGATAAACACACGTTGCTGTTGACCTCCAGAAAGTTCTCCAATGTTACGATTTTGAAACTCACTCATTCCTACATCTGCAATTGCTTTTGCTACCTTTTCTTTATCCTCTTTCGTCAAAAAGCGGAATAAGCCTTTTTTCGACACAAGCCCCATAGAAACCACTTCAAACACAGTTGCTGGAAACCCAGAGTTAAAGCTGTTAGCCTTTTGTGAAACATAACCGATTTGATTCCATGCTTTAAATTTTCTACTATCAATGCCAAATAATCGAATATTTCCTTTCTTTAGCTTCAAAACACCTAATATACACTTTAACAACGTTGATTTACCAGATCCATTCGGTCCAACCAAACCTAAAAAAGCTCCCTTAGGAACTTGCAAATGAATGTCTTCTATCACATTTCGATCTTCATAGCGAAATGTCAAACCTTCTATTTCTAATATATTTTCCATATCATCTCACCTATTTTAATTCAGAATGATTCCGATTTATTTCTATTTGAATTATAGTACAGCTGATTATAGTTGTAAACCAATCTGCCTAAAATATATGATTTACTTTAGACAACCTTATTATTATAACAAAAAAACAGAGAATTTCTCTCTGCTTTTTGAACATACTTTTTTTAATGGATAGCTGATTTAAACTTACCACCATTTGTCTCTTGTGTAC
The window above is part of the Bacillus cytotoxicus NVH 391-98 genome. Proteins encoded here:
- a CDS encoding metal ABC transporter ATP-binding protein codes for the protein MENILEIEGLTFRYEDRNVIEDIHLQVPKGAFLGLVGPNGSGKSTLLKCILGVLKLKKGNIRLFGIDSRKFKAWNQIGYVSQKANSFNSGFPATVFEVVSMGLVSKKGLFRFLTKEDKEKVAKAIADVGMSEFQNRNIGELSGGQQQRVFIARALVSSPELLILDEPTVGVDIKSVESFYEILEDLNKRLGITLILVTHDIGAVTEKVTHVACLNQRLHFHGKVEKFRELEDADMSILYGYHVHRLEHDHEHHGRVQ